A section of the Sphaerodactylus townsendi isolate TG3544 linkage group LG11, MPM_Stown_v2.3, whole genome shotgun sequence genome encodes:
- the LOC125440556 gene encoding vomeronasal type-2 receptor 26-like, which yields MVPREELQHTGMVQLLLHFQWTWIGTVTGDYDLGDKFLQTFLPMLSEKNICAFNCVFEDSSETLKSSDICTGEEKLESLPGIFFETSMTSFSYSVYNAVYAIAHALHKVYGYRGKLGLKEDRGRVDFPHPQPWQLYKKEGESEMETLQYNAQKQRADIRYPQYYEDHKNIRELLEEEVKLYRNQEVMPWAVCNDNCHPGYYKHKKEGEQFCCYNCVPCPEGKISDQKDMDDCFKCPEDQYPDVNRDQCRPKLLNFLSFSEPLGITLVFLALSFSLMTSLVLGIFIKNKDTPIVKANNRDLSYSLLISLQLCFLSSLLFIGRPQPVTCFLRQTAYAISFTVTISCVLAKTATVVVAFMATKPGSRLRKWVGGRLTNSILCCSLIQAILCTFWLCTSPPFPDADMHSLSEEIIIGCNEGSVVMFYSVLGYLGLLAMVSFTVAFLARKLPDSFNEAKFIAFSMLVFCSVWLSFVPSYLSTKGKYMVAVEIFAILASGAGLTAFIFFPKCYIIVVKPGLNHKGQLMKRNK from the exons ATGGTCCCCAGAGAAGAACTGCAGCACACAGGGATGGTCCAGCTCCTCTTGCATTTCCAGTGGACCTGGATTGGGACCGTAACTGGAGATTATGACCTGGGAGATAAGTTTCTGCAGACCTTCTTACCTATGCTTTCCGAGAAAAATATCTGT GCATTCAACTGTGTGTTTGAGGACTCCTCTGAGACACTGAAAAGCAGTGATATTTGTACAGGGGAAGAGAAACTGGAGAGCTTACCTGGAATTTTCTTTGAAACAAGTATGACCAGCTTCAGCTACAGTGTCTACAATGCAGTGTATGCCATAGCACATGCTTTACATAAGGTTTATGGGtacaggggaaaactgggatTAAAGGAAGACAGAGGAAGAGTGGATTTTCCACATCCTCAACCCTGgcag CTGTacaaaaaggaaggggagagtgaaATGGAAACACTGCAGTACAATGCACAGAAACAGAGGGCAGACATCAGGTATCCCCAATACTATGAAGATCACAAAAATATTAGAGAGCTTTTAGAGGAAGAAGTAAAACTTTACCGAAACCAGGAG GTGATGCCCTGGGCTGTGTGTAATGACAACTGCCATCCAGGCTACTACAAACATAAGAAGGAGGGAGAGCAGTTCTGTTGCTACAATTGTGTTCCATGTCCAGAAGGGAAGATTTCTGACCAGAAGG ATATGGACGACTGTTTCAAATGCCCAGAAGATCAGTATCCCGATGTGAACAGAGATCAATGCCGTCCCAAACTTCTgaacttcctctctttctcagaaCCTTTAGGGATCACTTTAGTGTTCTTGGCACTGTCTTTTTCTCTGATGACATCTTTGGTGCTGGGAATTTTCATCAAAAACAAGGACACGCCCATCGTCAAAGCCAACAATCGGGACCTCAGTTACTCTCTACTGATTTCCCTCCAGCtctgctttctttcttccctgctaTTCATTGGCAGGCCTCAGCCAGTGACTTGCTTCTTACGACAAACCGCTTATGCCATCTCTTTCACTGTGACAATTTCATGTGTGTTGGCAAAAACAGCCACTGTGGTTGTGGCGTTCATGGCCACCAAGCCGGGGAGCAGgctgaggaaatgggtggggggaagactcACAAACTCGATTCTTTGTTGCTCCCTCATTCAGGCCATCCTTTGTACTTTCTGGCTTTGTACTTCTCCTCCATTCCCAGATGCTGACATGCATTCTCTCTCGGAAGAAATCATCATAGGATGCAACGAGGGGTCGGTCGTCATGTTTTATAGCGTTCTGGGGTACCTGGGACTTCTGGCTATGGTCAGCTTCACTGTGGCTTTCCTAGCCAGGAAGTTGCCAGATTctttcaatgaagccaagttcattgctttcagcatgctggtcttttgcagtgtttggCTGTCCTTTGTTCCCTCTTATCTGAGTACCAAGGGCAAATacatggtggctgtggagatcttTGCCATTTTGGCCTCTGGTGCTGGGTtaacagctttcatttttttccccaagtgctACATAATTGTTGTGAAGCCTGGCTTGAACCACAAGGGCCAACTTATGAAGAGAAATAAGTAG